The following nucleotide sequence is from Juglans microcarpa x Juglans regia isolate MS1-56 chromosome 6D, Jm3101_v1.0, whole genome shotgun sequence.
AAATAATCATAACGTTtcatcaaattagaattaatatttaacatcataacatgtggTATCGTCACATTTCCCCATGTGCATTGTGAGTACCTGCTGATGActgtagtacaactcacgtggaaactacgttgtctgcagactcattctcaatgcattggtaacataacataatatcataacatgtacacctaCAAgccttaggtgtcataacatttaACTTCGCTCTGGCCTTTTtcaaaagaacccattcgaaatCCATTGATTGTTCTTCATCAACCCAGCGATTACCACTCCATAGTGGATAggagagttccactaggataataccccatcctagcctttggagttgtgacaaaaattattttttatgctattttgtaaaatgaatttcatgacatgtagcaagttttcatgtgaaaagatatttatagatgcaatatgctaaaatggtgaaaatatcacatctcatgtaagtatgcactcaatgtatcatataacatgatattttatgctcaaaatgaaaattgaaacatgaatgtagcatttatcaataaatcataaaaaacttATCAAGGTGAAAGTTAgaggccaattttttttttttttttgagaaagagTTAGGGCCATGTCCAAAAGTGACCGCTTCCTATATTTATTAAGAAggaccctcacttatggcggaggaataccataATTACATCACAAGCACAAAAGATTAAACAAAATGCCACATGCCGAAAAATAACAACCTCaccaaaacaaaacccaaaaaacttGACACCAAGAGAAAACAACTCAATGACCTCTCAAGTAAGGCAAGGACAATTTATCCATTCGAATCAATCCTTTGAGGTACTTTGGAACATGCAAAAGAGATCTCCAACCAAAGGTCGAACCTTCAGCACCTATTCTTGCTAAATAATCAGCTGACGCATTTCTTTCTCGATAGATATGATTAATAACAAAATCCTCACCTACGTACAATCTCATCACCTCTTCTAGATTTACTACACACCACAATGCTTCTTCTGAATCCAAGAAACACAAACCAAGGAATCAGACTCAATATCCACATGATGCAATCCCAAAGCACGATAATATTTCAGCCCTATTAACAAGGCCTTCAACTCAACAAGATTATTAGAACCCTCCCCAAGATAGCACGAAAAAGAAAGCACCATATCACCACGCAAATCCCGAATAATTCCCCCTGTGCCTAAACTCCTCGGATTGCCGAGGCTACacccatcaacattcaatttaacTCTTCCATGCCTAGTCCTCACCCAACTAACCAATTTAGCCTACACAGATTTAATCCGAATAATCTAAATGTTCAAATCTCTCAACCTCTCCTCATCGGCAAAGCCAGTCTTTGTTAATTTAAGCAAGCTACTTTGCACTTTCCTTAGCCACTCACAAATAGACCTCCAAAGCTCTTCCGTCGAGATGCATTTACCTTCCATCCTTGCCGTACATCTGCATTGCCACaaattccaaataataatagaaggaAGAATACCCAAAATACAACCCACCTAGGACTTGGTAGACTCATGTCTAAACCAAAGTAAAGCTAACCCAAACCAGCGTTTATTTGGGTCATAAGGAATGCCCAAGATAACAGAGAACCTCTTCCAAATTCCTGAAGCCAAATCACTTGCATCAAGAACGTGATTTAAATCCTCAATAGGAATACCAACTCTCTACAACCTGGCATCAATACTTAAGTTGTTATGAAAAGCCTTCCACATtaaaatggaaattttttttggtaaagCTTCATGCCACACCTACTTAGCCCAAGGTGCAGCTGGCGCCGAAACCCAAATACATTGCCATGCACTTTTGGTGGAGAAGTCGCCGTCTTTATTATGAAGCCAAAAAAGTAAATCTTATCTAGCTTTGTGAGCACCCAAGAAACTATAAAATCTCCTTCGTTTTTTGTAATCCCACGAGCCTCTCTAAGACTTTAATGTCCCaaccattttcaatttttaagtcAGCTAACACCAACTTTGGCATATCCACCGCAGTAAAAGAATTAGCATGaggtccttcattcaaccaatgATCCCACCAAATCGAAATATTCCCATCCTGGACTCTccattttgaattttctaaCACCGCCGGAATACACTTCACCACCATCT
It contains:
- the LOC121235407 gene encoding uncharacterized protein LOC121235407, whose product is MVRYLDKKAMGDNVILKLDMAKAYDRVQWEFLLHVLVAFGFSPSVSALIRNCIASPWYSIMMNGTSQGFLQGDPKKGSQFWKMVVKCIPAVLENSKWRVQDGNISIWWDHWLNEGPHANSFTAVDMPKLVLADLKIENDVRQGWKVNASRRKSFGGLFAKLVSWVRTRHGRVKLNVDGCSLGNPRSLGTGGIIRDLRGDMVLSFSCYLGEGSNNLVELKALLIGLKYYRALGLHHVDIESDSLVCVSWIQKKHCGV